In a single window of the Oncorhynchus tshawytscha isolate Ot180627B unplaced genomic scaffold, Otsh_v2.0 Un_contig_11018_pilon_pilon, whole genome shotgun sequence genome:
- the LOC112241022 gene encoding zinc finger protein with KRAB and SCAN domains 1-like isoform X1 has product MTEPSPAQKSSQPGQEMASVKLEDCSQTLELNVIVKKEEEEDERRTEEESGGVEQEREDGNVDSVDMEEEEDQEGGGVANPGLVTVKREEEEEGVREEEDGEEEIGDREEEEEDGEEEVGDREEEDGDRTNPETGEGASSDKERPFLCSQCGKRFTAPSSLKTHLQRHSGEKPHQCSFCGKRFLRSTDLKRHQMIHKAVTSDRPYRCSECGKTFTSPTSLRIHLKIHSEDKPHQCSVCGKRFLWLCVLKRHQVVHKGERNISLLEDTSCVARW; this is encoded by the exons ATGACTGAACCGAGTCCGGCCCAGAAAAGCTCACAGCCAGGTCAAGAGATGGCGTCAGTGAAACTGGAggactgcagtcaaacactggagctCAATGTGATTGTgaaaaaagaggaagaggaggatgagagaagaaCCGAGGAAGAGAGCGGGGgagtagaacaggagagggaagacGGTAACGTTGACTCGG TAGatatggaagaagaggaggaccaggaAGGAGGAGGTGTGGCCAACCCAG GACTTGTTACTGTtaaaagagaagaagaggaggagggggtcagagaggaggaggatggagaggaggagattggggacagagaggaggaggaggaggatggagaggaggaggttggggacagagaggaggaggatggggacaGGACCAACCCAG AAACAGGAGAGGGTGCCAGCTCAGACAAAGAGAGACCGTTCCTCTGCTCCCAGTGTGGTAAACGGTTCACTGCACCAAGCAGCCTGAAGACTCACCTGCAGAGACACAGCGGAGAGAAACCCCACCAGTGCTCCTTCTGTGGGAAGCGCTTCCTACGATCCACAGACCTGAAGAGACACCAGATGATCCACAAAG CAGTCACCTCGGACAGACCGTACCGCTGTTCGGAGTGTGGCAAGACGTTCACCTCGCCGACCAGCCTGAGGATCCACCTGAAGATCCACAGCGAAGACAAACCCCACCAGTGTTCCGTCTGCGGGAAGCGTTTCCTGTGGCTGTGCGTTCTGAAGAGACACCAGGTGGTGCACAAAGGTGAGAGAAACATCTCTCTGCTGGAAGACACGTCCTGTGTGGCTCGTTGGTAG
- the LOC112241022 gene encoding zinc finger protein with KRAB and SCAN domains 1-like isoform X2 encodes MTEPSPAQKSSQPGQEMASVKLEDCSQTLELNVIVKKEEEEDERRTEEESGGVEQEREDGNVDSDMEEEEDQEGGGVANPGLVTVKREEEEEGVREEEDGEEEIGDREEEEEDGEEEVGDREEEDGDRTNPETGEGASSDKERPFLCSQCGKRFTAPSSLKTHLQRHSGEKPHQCSFCGKRFLRSTDLKRHQMIHKAVTSDRPYRCSECGKTFTSPTSLRIHLKIHSEDKPHQCSVCGKRFLWLCVLKRHQVVHKGERNISLLEDTSCVARW; translated from the exons ATGACTGAACCGAGTCCGGCCCAGAAAAGCTCACAGCCAGGTCAAGAGATGGCGTCAGTGAAACTGGAggactgcagtcaaacactggagctCAATGTGATTGTgaaaaaagaggaagaggaggatgagagaagaaCCGAGGAAGAGAGCGGGGgagtagaacaggagagggaagacGGTAACGTTGACTCGG atatggaagaagaggaggaccaggaAGGAGGAGGTGTGGCCAACCCAG GACTTGTTACTGTtaaaagagaagaagaggaggagggggtcagagaggaggaggatggagaggaggagattggggacagagaggaggaggaggaggatggagaggaggaggttggggacagagaggaggaggatggggacaGGACCAACCCAG AAACAGGAGAGGGTGCCAGCTCAGACAAAGAGAGACCGTTCCTCTGCTCCCAGTGTGGTAAACGGTTCACTGCACCAAGCAGCCTGAAGACTCACCTGCAGAGACACAGCGGAGAGAAACCCCACCAGTGCTCCTTCTGTGGGAAGCGCTTCCTACGATCCACAGACCTGAAGAGACACCAGATGATCCACAAAG CAGTCACCTCGGACAGACCGTACCGCTGTTCGGAGTGTGGCAAGACGTTCACCTCGCCGACCAGCCTGAGGATCCACCTGAAGATCCACAGCGAAGACAAACCCCACCAGTGTTCCGTCTGCGGGAAGCGTTTCCTGTGGCTGTGCGTTCTGAAGAGACACCAGGTGGTGCACAAAGGTGAGAGAAACATCTCTCTGCTGGAAGACACGTCCTGTGTGGCTCGTTGGTAG
- the LOC112241022 gene encoding zinc finger protein with KRAB and SCAN domains 1-like isoform X3 — MTEPSPAQKSSQPGQEMASVKLEDCSQTLELNVIVKKEEEEDERRTEEESGGVEQEREDGNVDSVDMEEEEDQEGGGVANPGLVTVKREEEEEGVREEEDGEEEIGDREEEEEDGEEEVGDREEEDGDRTNPETGEGASSDKERPFLCSQCGKRFTAPSSLKTHLQRHSGEKPHQCSFCGKRFLRSTDLKRHQMIHKVTSDRPYRCSECGKTFTSPTSLRIHLKIHSEDKPHQCSVCGKRFLWLCVLKRHQVVHKGERNISLLEDTSCVARW, encoded by the exons ATGACTGAACCGAGTCCGGCCCAGAAAAGCTCACAGCCAGGTCAAGAGATGGCGTCAGTGAAACTGGAggactgcagtcaaacactggagctCAATGTGATTGTgaaaaaagaggaagaggaggatgagagaagaaCCGAGGAAGAGAGCGGGGgagtagaacaggagagggaagacGGTAACGTTGACTCGG TAGatatggaagaagaggaggaccaggaAGGAGGAGGTGTGGCCAACCCAG GACTTGTTACTGTtaaaagagaagaagaggaggagggggtcagagaggaggaggatggagaggaggagattggggacagagaggaggaggaggaggatggagaggaggaggttggggacagagaggaggaggatggggacaGGACCAACCCAG AAACAGGAGAGGGTGCCAGCTCAGACAAAGAGAGACCGTTCCTCTGCTCCCAGTGTGGTAAACGGTTCACTGCACCAAGCAGCCTGAAGACTCACCTGCAGAGACACAGCGGAGAGAAACCCCACCAGTGCTCCTTCTGTGGGAAGCGCTTCCTACGATCCACAGACCTGAAGAGACACCAGATGATCCACAAAG TCACCTCGGACAGACCGTACCGCTGTTCGGAGTGTGGCAAGACGTTCACCTCGCCGACCAGCCTGAGGATCCACCTGAAGATCCACAGCGAAGACAAACCCCACCAGTGTTCCGTCTGCGGGAAGCGTTTCCTGTGGCTGTGCGTTCTGAAGAGACACCAGGTGGTGCACAAAGGTGAGAGAAACATCTCTCTGCTGGAAGACACGTCCTGTGTGGCTCGTTGGTAG